Proteins from a genomic interval of Heteronotia binoei isolate CCM8104 ecotype False Entrance Well chromosome 5, APGP_CSIRO_Hbin_v1, whole genome shotgun sequence:
- the HNRNPH1 gene encoding heterogeneous nuclear ribonucleoprotein H isoform X1, with protein sequence MDPCHTEETGPEIPGLATEGETETTLTSSMMLNTEGGEGYVVKVRGLPWSCSADEVQRFFSECKILNGSSGVRFIYTREGRPSGEAFVELETEEDVKLALKKDRETMGHRYVEVFKSNNVEMDWVLKHTGPNSPDTANDGFVRLRGLPFGCSKEEIVQFFSGLEIVPNGITLPVDFQGRSTGEAFVQFASQEIAEKALKKHKERIGHRYIEIFKSSRAEVRTHYDPPRKLMAMQRPGPYDRPGVGRGYNSLGRGSGFERMRRGAYGGGYGGYDDYNGYNDGYGFGSDRFGREWTLLSTGMSDHRYGDGSSTFQSTTGHCVHMRGLPYRATENDIYNFFSPLNPVRVHIEIGPDGRVTGEADVEFATHEDAVAAMSKDKANMQHRYVELFLNSTAGGSGGAYGSQMMGAMVKETEGVVQDWNTNTLAGSQSSYGGPANQQLSGGYGGGYGGQSSMSGYGNQSAMNSSYYSSGNRASMGVNGMAGMSNMSNMSGGWGM encoded by the exons ATGGATCCGTGTCACACCGAAGAGACTGGCCCCGAGATCCCCGGCCTCG CAACAGAAGGCGAAACTGAGACTACGCTCACTTCCAGTATGATGCTAAACACCGAAGGCGGAGAGGGTTATGTCGTGAAAGTGCGTGGGCTGCCCTGGTCCTGCTCTGCGGATGAGGTACAGAGATTTTTTTCGG AATGCAAAATACTAAATGGATCTTCAGGGGTCCGTTTTATCTACACAAGGGAAGGAAGACCAAGTGGAGAAGCATTTGTTGAACTGGAAACCGAAGAAGATGTGAAGCTAGCACTGAAAAAAGACAGAGAAACAATGGGACACAGATATGTTGAAG TCTTCAAGTCAAACAACGTTGAAATGGATTGGGTTCTGAAGCATACTGGTCCTAACAGCCCTGATACTGCTAATGATGGTTTTGTACGGCTTAGAGGACTTCCATTTGGTTGTAGCAAGGAAGAAATTGTTCAATTCTTCTCAG GGTTGGAAATCGTGCCAAATGGGATAACATTGCCGGTGGACTTCCAGGGGAGGAGTACGGGGGAGGCCTTCGTGCAGTTTGCTTCACAGGAAATAGCTGAAAAGGCTCTAAAGAAACACAAGGAAAGAATAGGGCACAG GTACATTGAAATCTTCAAGAGCAGCAGAGCAGAAGTGCGTACTCATTATGATCCTCCCCGCAAACTAATGGCCATGCAGAGGCCAGGTCCTTATGACCGGCCAGGCGTGGGAAGAGGCTATAATAGCCTTGGCCGAGGAAGTGGATTTGAAAGAATGAGGCGTGGTGCTTATGGTGGAG GCTATGGTGGCTATGATGACTACAATGGGTATAATGATGGCTATGGCTTTGGATCTGATAGATTTGGAAGAG AATGGACTCTTCTCTCCACAGGAATGTCAGACCATAGGTATGGCGATGGATCCTCCACTTTTCAAAGCACAACTGGTCACTGTGTACATATGAGAGGATTACCATACAGAGCTACAGAGAATGACATTTACAAT TTCTTTTCACCTTTGAATCCTGTAAGAGTCCACATTGAAATTGGACCTGATGGTCGAGTAACAGGGGAGGCAGATGTTGAGTTTGCTACTCATGAGGATGCTGTTGCTGCAATGTCTAAAGACAAAGCAAATATGC AACACAGATATGTAGAACTCTTCTTGAATTCTACAGCTGGAGGAAGTGGTGGTGCATATGGCAGTCAGATGATGGGAGCAATGG TCAAGGAGACAGAAGGTGTAGTTCAGGACTGGAACACTAACACGCTGGCAG GAAGCCAATCCAGTTACGGTGGTCCAGCTAACCAACAGTTGAGTGGAGGTTATGGAGGAGGCTACGGTGGTCAAAGCAGCATGAGCGGATATG GTAACCAGAGTGCAATGAACAGCAGCTACTATAGTAGCGGCAATCGGGCATCCATGGGAGTGAACGGCATGGCTGGAATGTCTAACATGTCCAATATGAGTGGTGGTTGGGGAATGTAA
- the HNRNPH1 gene encoding heterogeneous nuclear ribonucleoprotein H isoform X4 yields MDPCHTEETGPEIPGLATEGETETTLTSSMMLNTEGGEGYVVKVRGLPWSCSADEVQRFFSECKILNGSSGVRFIYTREGRPSGEAFVELETEEDVKLALKKDRETMGHRYVEVFKSNNVEMDWVLKHTGPNSPDTANDGFVRLRGLPFGCSKEEIVQFFSGLEIVPNGITLPVDFQGRSTGEAFVQFASQEIAEKALKKHKERIGHRYIEIFKSSRAEVRTHYDPPRKLMAMQRPGPYDRPGVGRGYNSLGRGSGFERMRRGAYGGGYGGYDDYNGYNDGYGFGSDRFGRGMSDHRYGDGSSTFQSTTGHCVHMRGLPYRATENDIYNFFSPLNPVRVHIEIGPDGRVTGEADVEFATHEDAVAAMSKDKANMQHRYVELFLNSTAGGSGGAYGSQMMGAMVKETEGVVQDWNTNTLAGSQSSYGGPANQQLSGGYGGGYGGQSSMSGYGNQSAMNSSYYSSGNRASMGVNGMAGMSNMSNMSGGWGM; encoded by the exons ATGGATCCGTGTCACACCGAAGAGACTGGCCCCGAGATCCCCGGCCTCG CAACAGAAGGCGAAACTGAGACTACGCTCACTTCCAGTATGATGCTAAACACCGAAGGCGGAGAGGGTTATGTCGTGAAAGTGCGTGGGCTGCCCTGGTCCTGCTCTGCGGATGAGGTACAGAGATTTTTTTCGG AATGCAAAATACTAAATGGATCTTCAGGGGTCCGTTTTATCTACACAAGGGAAGGAAGACCAAGTGGAGAAGCATTTGTTGAACTGGAAACCGAAGAAGATGTGAAGCTAGCACTGAAAAAAGACAGAGAAACAATGGGACACAGATATGTTGAAG TCTTCAAGTCAAACAACGTTGAAATGGATTGGGTTCTGAAGCATACTGGTCCTAACAGCCCTGATACTGCTAATGATGGTTTTGTACGGCTTAGAGGACTTCCATTTGGTTGTAGCAAGGAAGAAATTGTTCAATTCTTCTCAG GGTTGGAAATCGTGCCAAATGGGATAACATTGCCGGTGGACTTCCAGGGGAGGAGTACGGGGGAGGCCTTCGTGCAGTTTGCTTCACAGGAAATAGCTGAAAAGGCTCTAAAGAAACACAAGGAAAGAATAGGGCACAG GTACATTGAAATCTTCAAGAGCAGCAGAGCAGAAGTGCGTACTCATTATGATCCTCCCCGCAAACTAATGGCCATGCAGAGGCCAGGTCCTTATGACCGGCCAGGCGTGGGAAGAGGCTATAATAGCCTTGGCCGAGGAAGTGGATTTGAAAGAATGAGGCGTGGTGCTTATGGTGGAG GCTATGGTGGCTATGATGACTACAATGGGTATAATGATGGCTATGGCTTTGGATCTGATAGATTTGGAAGAG GAATGTCAGACCATAGGTATGGCGATGGATCCTCCACTTTTCAAAGCACAACTGGTCACTGTGTACATATGAGAGGATTACCATACAGAGCTACAGAGAATGACATTTACAAT TTCTTTTCACCTTTGAATCCTGTAAGAGTCCACATTGAAATTGGACCTGATGGTCGAGTAACAGGGGAGGCAGATGTTGAGTTTGCTACTCATGAGGATGCTGTTGCTGCAATGTCTAAAGACAAAGCAAATATGC AACACAGATATGTAGAACTCTTCTTGAATTCTACAGCTGGAGGAAGTGGTGGTGCATATGGCAGTCAGATGATGGGAGCAATGG TCAAGGAGACAGAAGGTGTAGTTCAGGACTGGAACACTAACACGCTGGCAG GAAGCCAATCCAGTTACGGTGGTCCAGCTAACCAACAGTTGAGTGGAGGTTATGGAGGAGGCTACGGTGGTCAAAGCAGCATGAGCGGATATG GTAACCAGAGTGCAATGAACAGCAGCTACTATAGTAGCGGCAATCGGGCATCCATGGGAGTGAACGGCATGGCTGGAATGTCTAACATGTCCAATATGAGTGGTGGTTGGGGAATGTAA
- the HNRNPH1 gene encoding heterogeneous nuclear ribonucleoprotein H isoform X2 → MDPCHTEETGPEIPGLEGETETTLTSSMMLNTEGGEGYVVKVRGLPWSCSADEVQRFFSECKILNGSSGVRFIYTREGRPSGEAFVELETEEDVKLALKKDRETMGHRYVEVFKSNNVEMDWVLKHTGPNSPDTANDGFVRLRGLPFGCSKEEIVQFFSGLEIVPNGITLPVDFQGRSTGEAFVQFASQEIAEKALKKHKERIGHRYIEIFKSSRAEVRTHYDPPRKLMAMQRPGPYDRPGVGRGYNSLGRGSGFERMRRGAYGGGYGGYDDYNGYNDGYGFGSDRFGREWTLLSTGMSDHRYGDGSSTFQSTTGHCVHMRGLPYRATENDIYNFFSPLNPVRVHIEIGPDGRVTGEADVEFATHEDAVAAMSKDKANMQHRYVELFLNSTAGGSGGAYGSQMMGAMVKETEGVVQDWNTNTLAGSQSSYGGPANQQLSGGYGGGYGGQSSMSGYGNQSAMNSSYYSSGNRASMGVNGMAGMSNMSNMSGGWGM, encoded by the exons ATGGATCCGTGTCACACCGAAGAGACTGGCCCCGAGATCCCCGGCCTCG AAGGCGAAACTGAGACTACGCTCACTTCCAGTATGATGCTAAACACCGAAGGCGGAGAGGGTTATGTCGTGAAAGTGCGTGGGCTGCCCTGGTCCTGCTCTGCGGATGAGGTACAGAGATTTTTTTCGG AATGCAAAATACTAAATGGATCTTCAGGGGTCCGTTTTATCTACACAAGGGAAGGAAGACCAAGTGGAGAAGCATTTGTTGAACTGGAAACCGAAGAAGATGTGAAGCTAGCACTGAAAAAAGACAGAGAAACAATGGGACACAGATATGTTGAAG TCTTCAAGTCAAACAACGTTGAAATGGATTGGGTTCTGAAGCATACTGGTCCTAACAGCCCTGATACTGCTAATGATGGTTTTGTACGGCTTAGAGGACTTCCATTTGGTTGTAGCAAGGAAGAAATTGTTCAATTCTTCTCAG GGTTGGAAATCGTGCCAAATGGGATAACATTGCCGGTGGACTTCCAGGGGAGGAGTACGGGGGAGGCCTTCGTGCAGTTTGCTTCACAGGAAATAGCTGAAAAGGCTCTAAAGAAACACAAGGAAAGAATAGGGCACAG GTACATTGAAATCTTCAAGAGCAGCAGAGCAGAAGTGCGTACTCATTATGATCCTCCCCGCAAACTAATGGCCATGCAGAGGCCAGGTCCTTATGACCGGCCAGGCGTGGGAAGAGGCTATAATAGCCTTGGCCGAGGAAGTGGATTTGAAAGAATGAGGCGTGGTGCTTATGGTGGAG GCTATGGTGGCTATGATGACTACAATGGGTATAATGATGGCTATGGCTTTGGATCTGATAGATTTGGAAGAG AATGGACTCTTCTCTCCACAGGAATGTCAGACCATAGGTATGGCGATGGATCCTCCACTTTTCAAAGCACAACTGGTCACTGTGTACATATGAGAGGATTACCATACAGAGCTACAGAGAATGACATTTACAAT TTCTTTTCACCTTTGAATCCTGTAAGAGTCCACATTGAAATTGGACCTGATGGTCGAGTAACAGGGGAGGCAGATGTTGAGTTTGCTACTCATGAGGATGCTGTTGCTGCAATGTCTAAAGACAAAGCAAATATGC AACACAGATATGTAGAACTCTTCTTGAATTCTACAGCTGGAGGAAGTGGTGGTGCATATGGCAGTCAGATGATGGGAGCAATGG TCAAGGAGACAGAAGGTGTAGTTCAGGACTGGAACACTAACACGCTGGCAG GAAGCCAATCCAGTTACGGTGGTCCAGCTAACCAACAGTTGAGTGGAGGTTATGGAGGAGGCTACGGTGGTCAAAGCAGCATGAGCGGATATG GTAACCAGAGTGCAATGAACAGCAGCTACTATAGTAGCGGCAATCGGGCATCCATGGGAGTGAACGGCATGGCTGGAATGTCTAACATGTCCAATATGAGTGGTGGTTGGGGAATGTAA
- the HNRNPH1 gene encoding heterogeneous nuclear ribonucleoprotein H isoform X5: MDPCHTEETGPEIPGLEGETETTLTSSMMLNTEGGEGYVVKVRGLPWSCSADEVQRFFSECKILNGSSGVRFIYTREGRPSGEAFVELETEEDVKLALKKDRETMGHRYVEVFKSNNVEMDWVLKHTGPNSPDTANDGFVRLRGLPFGCSKEEIVQFFSGLEIVPNGITLPVDFQGRSTGEAFVQFASQEIAEKALKKHKERIGHRYIEIFKSSRAEVRTHYDPPRKLMAMQRPGPYDRPGVGRGYNSLGRGSGFERMRRGAYGGGYGGYDDYNGYNDGYGFGSDRFGRGMSDHRYGDGSSTFQSTTGHCVHMRGLPYRATENDIYNFFSPLNPVRVHIEIGPDGRVTGEADVEFATHEDAVAAMSKDKANMQHRYVELFLNSTAGGSGGAYGSQMMGAMVKETEGVVQDWNTNTLAGSQSSYGGPANQQLSGGYGGGYGGQSSMSGYGNQSAMNSSYYSSGNRASMGVNGMAGMSNMSNMSGGWGM; encoded by the exons ATGGATCCGTGTCACACCGAAGAGACTGGCCCCGAGATCCCCGGCCTCG AAGGCGAAACTGAGACTACGCTCACTTCCAGTATGATGCTAAACACCGAAGGCGGAGAGGGTTATGTCGTGAAAGTGCGTGGGCTGCCCTGGTCCTGCTCTGCGGATGAGGTACAGAGATTTTTTTCGG AATGCAAAATACTAAATGGATCTTCAGGGGTCCGTTTTATCTACACAAGGGAAGGAAGACCAAGTGGAGAAGCATTTGTTGAACTGGAAACCGAAGAAGATGTGAAGCTAGCACTGAAAAAAGACAGAGAAACAATGGGACACAGATATGTTGAAG TCTTCAAGTCAAACAACGTTGAAATGGATTGGGTTCTGAAGCATACTGGTCCTAACAGCCCTGATACTGCTAATGATGGTTTTGTACGGCTTAGAGGACTTCCATTTGGTTGTAGCAAGGAAGAAATTGTTCAATTCTTCTCAG GGTTGGAAATCGTGCCAAATGGGATAACATTGCCGGTGGACTTCCAGGGGAGGAGTACGGGGGAGGCCTTCGTGCAGTTTGCTTCACAGGAAATAGCTGAAAAGGCTCTAAAGAAACACAAGGAAAGAATAGGGCACAG GTACATTGAAATCTTCAAGAGCAGCAGAGCAGAAGTGCGTACTCATTATGATCCTCCCCGCAAACTAATGGCCATGCAGAGGCCAGGTCCTTATGACCGGCCAGGCGTGGGAAGAGGCTATAATAGCCTTGGCCGAGGAAGTGGATTTGAAAGAATGAGGCGTGGTGCTTATGGTGGAG GCTATGGTGGCTATGATGACTACAATGGGTATAATGATGGCTATGGCTTTGGATCTGATAGATTTGGAAGAG GAATGTCAGACCATAGGTATGGCGATGGATCCTCCACTTTTCAAAGCACAACTGGTCACTGTGTACATATGAGAGGATTACCATACAGAGCTACAGAGAATGACATTTACAAT TTCTTTTCACCTTTGAATCCTGTAAGAGTCCACATTGAAATTGGACCTGATGGTCGAGTAACAGGGGAGGCAGATGTTGAGTTTGCTACTCATGAGGATGCTGTTGCTGCAATGTCTAAAGACAAAGCAAATATGC AACACAGATATGTAGAACTCTTCTTGAATTCTACAGCTGGAGGAAGTGGTGGTGCATATGGCAGTCAGATGATGGGAGCAATGG TCAAGGAGACAGAAGGTGTAGTTCAGGACTGGAACACTAACACGCTGGCAG GAAGCCAATCCAGTTACGGTGGTCCAGCTAACCAACAGTTGAGTGGAGGTTATGGAGGAGGCTACGGTGGTCAAAGCAGCATGAGCGGATATG GTAACCAGAGTGCAATGAACAGCAGCTACTATAGTAGCGGCAATCGGGCATCCATGGGAGTGAACGGCATGGCTGGAATGTCTAACATGTCCAATATGAGTGGTGGTTGGGGAATGTAA
- the HNRNPH1 gene encoding heterogeneous nuclear ribonucleoprotein H isoform X6 — protein MDPCHTEETGPEIPGLATEGETETTLTSSMMLNTEGGEGYVVKVRGLPWSCSADEVQRFFSECKILNGSSGVRFIYTREGRPSGEAFVELETEEDVKLALKKDRETMGHRYVEVFKSNNVEMDWVLKHTGPNSPDTANDGFVRLRGLPFGCSKEEIVQFFSGLEIVPNGITLPVDFQGRSTGEAFVQFASQEIAEKALKKHKERIGHRYIEIFKSSRAEVRTHYDPPRKLMAMQRPGPYDRPGVGRGYNSLGRGSGFERMRRGYGGYDDYNGYNDGYGFGSDRFGRGMSDHRYGDGSSTFQSTTGHCVHMRGLPYRATENDIYNFFSPLNPVRVHIEIGPDGRVTGEADVEFATHEDAVAAMSKDKANMQHRYVELFLNSTAGGSGGAYGSQMMGAMVKETEGVVQDWNTNTLAGSQSSYGGPANQQLSGGYGGGYGGQSSMSGYGNQSAMNSSYYSSGNRASMGVNGMAGMSNMSNMSGGWGM, from the exons ATGGATCCGTGTCACACCGAAGAGACTGGCCCCGAGATCCCCGGCCTCG CAACAGAAGGCGAAACTGAGACTACGCTCACTTCCAGTATGATGCTAAACACCGAAGGCGGAGAGGGTTATGTCGTGAAAGTGCGTGGGCTGCCCTGGTCCTGCTCTGCGGATGAGGTACAGAGATTTTTTTCGG AATGCAAAATACTAAATGGATCTTCAGGGGTCCGTTTTATCTACACAAGGGAAGGAAGACCAAGTGGAGAAGCATTTGTTGAACTGGAAACCGAAGAAGATGTGAAGCTAGCACTGAAAAAAGACAGAGAAACAATGGGACACAGATATGTTGAAG TCTTCAAGTCAAACAACGTTGAAATGGATTGGGTTCTGAAGCATACTGGTCCTAACAGCCCTGATACTGCTAATGATGGTTTTGTACGGCTTAGAGGACTTCCATTTGGTTGTAGCAAGGAAGAAATTGTTCAATTCTTCTCAG GGTTGGAAATCGTGCCAAATGGGATAACATTGCCGGTGGACTTCCAGGGGAGGAGTACGGGGGAGGCCTTCGTGCAGTTTGCTTCACAGGAAATAGCTGAAAAGGCTCTAAAGAAACACAAGGAAAGAATAGGGCACAG GTACATTGAAATCTTCAAGAGCAGCAGAGCAGAAGTGCGTACTCATTATGATCCTCCCCGCAAACTAATGGCCATGCAGAGGCCAGGTCCTTATGACCGGCCAGGCGTGGGAAGAGGCTATAATAGCCTTGGCCGAGGAAGTGGATTTGAAAGAATGAGGCGTG GCTATGGTGGCTATGATGACTACAATGGGTATAATGATGGCTATGGCTTTGGATCTGATAGATTTGGAAGAG GAATGTCAGACCATAGGTATGGCGATGGATCCTCCACTTTTCAAAGCACAACTGGTCACTGTGTACATATGAGAGGATTACCATACAGAGCTACAGAGAATGACATTTACAAT TTCTTTTCACCTTTGAATCCTGTAAGAGTCCACATTGAAATTGGACCTGATGGTCGAGTAACAGGGGAGGCAGATGTTGAGTTTGCTACTCATGAGGATGCTGTTGCTGCAATGTCTAAAGACAAAGCAAATATGC AACACAGATATGTAGAACTCTTCTTGAATTCTACAGCTGGAGGAAGTGGTGGTGCATATGGCAGTCAGATGATGGGAGCAATGG TCAAGGAGACAGAAGGTGTAGTTCAGGACTGGAACACTAACACGCTGGCAG GAAGCCAATCCAGTTACGGTGGTCCAGCTAACCAACAGTTGAGTGGAGGTTATGGAGGAGGCTACGGTGGTCAAAGCAGCATGAGCGGATATG GTAACCAGAGTGCAATGAACAGCAGCTACTATAGTAGCGGCAATCGGGCATCCATGGGAGTGAACGGCATGGCTGGAATGTCTAACATGTCCAATATGAGTGGTGGTTGGGGAATGTAA
- the HNRNPH1 gene encoding heterogeneous nuclear ribonucleoprotein H isoform X3, with translation MDPCHTEETGPEIPGLATEGETETTLTSSMMLNTEGGEGYVVKVRGLPWSCSADEVQRFFSECKILNGSSGVRFIYTREGRPSGEAFVELETEEDVKLALKKDRETMGHRYVEVFKSNNVEMDWVLKHTGPNSPDTANDGFVRLRGLPFGCSKEEIVQFFSGLEIVPNGITLPVDFQGRSTGEAFVQFASQEIAEKALKKHKERIGHRYIEIFKSSRAEVRTHYDPPRKLMAMQRPGPYDRPGVGRGYNSLGRGSGFERMRRGYGGYDDYNGYNDGYGFGSDRFGREWTLLSTGMSDHRYGDGSSTFQSTTGHCVHMRGLPYRATENDIYNFFSPLNPVRVHIEIGPDGRVTGEADVEFATHEDAVAAMSKDKANMQHRYVELFLNSTAGGSGGAYGSQMMGAMVKETEGVVQDWNTNTLAGSQSSYGGPANQQLSGGYGGGYGGQSSMSGYGNQSAMNSSYYSSGNRASMGVNGMAGMSNMSNMSGGWGM, from the exons ATGGATCCGTGTCACACCGAAGAGACTGGCCCCGAGATCCCCGGCCTCG CAACAGAAGGCGAAACTGAGACTACGCTCACTTCCAGTATGATGCTAAACACCGAAGGCGGAGAGGGTTATGTCGTGAAAGTGCGTGGGCTGCCCTGGTCCTGCTCTGCGGATGAGGTACAGAGATTTTTTTCGG AATGCAAAATACTAAATGGATCTTCAGGGGTCCGTTTTATCTACACAAGGGAAGGAAGACCAAGTGGAGAAGCATTTGTTGAACTGGAAACCGAAGAAGATGTGAAGCTAGCACTGAAAAAAGACAGAGAAACAATGGGACACAGATATGTTGAAG TCTTCAAGTCAAACAACGTTGAAATGGATTGGGTTCTGAAGCATACTGGTCCTAACAGCCCTGATACTGCTAATGATGGTTTTGTACGGCTTAGAGGACTTCCATTTGGTTGTAGCAAGGAAGAAATTGTTCAATTCTTCTCAG GGTTGGAAATCGTGCCAAATGGGATAACATTGCCGGTGGACTTCCAGGGGAGGAGTACGGGGGAGGCCTTCGTGCAGTTTGCTTCACAGGAAATAGCTGAAAAGGCTCTAAAGAAACACAAGGAAAGAATAGGGCACAG GTACATTGAAATCTTCAAGAGCAGCAGAGCAGAAGTGCGTACTCATTATGATCCTCCCCGCAAACTAATGGCCATGCAGAGGCCAGGTCCTTATGACCGGCCAGGCGTGGGAAGAGGCTATAATAGCCTTGGCCGAGGAAGTGGATTTGAAAGAATGAGGCGTG GCTATGGTGGCTATGATGACTACAATGGGTATAATGATGGCTATGGCTTTGGATCTGATAGATTTGGAAGAG AATGGACTCTTCTCTCCACAGGAATGTCAGACCATAGGTATGGCGATGGATCCTCCACTTTTCAAAGCACAACTGGTCACTGTGTACATATGAGAGGATTACCATACAGAGCTACAGAGAATGACATTTACAAT TTCTTTTCACCTTTGAATCCTGTAAGAGTCCACATTGAAATTGGACCTGATGGTCGAGTAACAGGGGAGGCAGATGTTGAGTTTGCTACTCATGAGGATGCTGTTGCTGCAATGTCTAAAGACAAAGCAAATATGC AACACAGATATGTAGAACTCTTCTTGAATTCTACAGCTGGAGGAAGTGGTGGTGCATATGGCAGTCAGATGATGGGAGCAATGG TCAAGGAGACAGAAGGTGTAGTTCAGGACTGGAACACTAACACGCTGGCAG GAAGCCAATCCAGTTACGGTGGTCCAGCTAACCAACAGTTGAGTGGAGGTTATGGAGGAGGCTACGGTGGTCAAAGCAGCATGAGCGGATATG GTAACCAGAGTGCAATGAACAGCAGCTACTATAGTAGCGGCAATCGGGCATCCATGGGAGTGAACGGCATGGCTGGAATGTCTAACATGTCCAATATGAGTGGTGGTTGGGGAATGTAA
- the LOC132572858 gene encoding deoxycytidine kinase 2-like, translating to MHSPSKRLCPSPTTSLDRSFQKRLKKISIEGNIAAGKSTFVRILEKHNDEWEVIPEPIAKWCNVQTSENEHEELSTSQKSGGNLLQMLYSKPTRWAYTFQTYACLSRVKAQLKPISVKQHEAEHPVQFFERSVYSDRYIFASNLFESGDINETEWAIYKDCHAWLLKQFESTMELDGIIYLRTTPQKCMERLQCRGREEEQGIQLEFLESLHYKHETWLQERTIKVDFDNLRDIPILVLDVNEDFKNDEIKQQYLLDKVKAFLTA from the exons atgcattctccaagcaagcGCCTCTGTCCCAGTCCAACCACCTCCTTAGACCGCAGCTTCCAGAAACGCCTCAAGAAAATTTCAATTGAAGGGAATATTG CTGCAGGGAAGTCCACATTTGTACGTATTCTAGAGAAACACAATGATGAATGGGAAGTAATTCCTGAACCAATAGCTAAGTGGTGTAACGTTCAGACATCCGAAAATGAACATGAA GAGCTTTCAACATCACAAAAGAGTGGAGGAAACCTGCTCCAGATGCTGTACAGTAAGCCTACAAGGTGGGCTTATACCTTCCAGACATATGCTTGTTTAAGCAGAGTTAAAGCACAGTTAAAACCCATCTCTGTCAAACAACATGAAGCAGAACATCCTGTGCAGTTTTTTGAGAGATCAGTCTACAGTGATAG GTATATTTTTGCCTCCAATTTATTTGAATCAGGAGATATCAATGAAACAGAGTGGGCAATTTATAAGGACTGCCATGCATGGCTTCTGAAACAGTTTGAATCAACCATGGAGTTAGATGGTATTATCTACCTCCGAACAACCCCCCAG AAATGCATGGAACGGCTGCAGTGTAGAGGCAGAGAAGAAGAACAAGGAATTCAACTAGAATTTCTGGAGAGCCTTCACTATAAGCATGAAACCTGGCTTCAAGAGAGGACAATCAA ggtggattTTGACAATCTTAGAGACATACCAATTCTGGTTCTAGATGTTAATGAAGATTTCAAAAATGATGAAATAAAACAGCAGTACTTATTGGATAAA GTCAAAGCTTTTTTGACTGCTTAG